In one Deltaproteobacteria bacterium genomic region, the following are encoded:
- the rplS gene encoding 50S ribosomal protein L19 has protein sequence MDIIRRIESEEMRMDIPEFRPGDSVRVSVKIQETEEKERIQVFEGIVIARRGSGFNETFTVRKVSYGVGVERTFPIHSPRLEKIELLESGRGNRAKFYYIRGLKAKTVRHKTRARTL, from the coding sequence ATGGATATCATACGTAGGATCGAAAGCGAGGAGATGCGGATGGACATCCCGGAGTTCCGCCCCGGGGACAGCGTCCGCGTCTCTGTAAAGATCCAGGAGACCGAGGAAAAGGAACGTATACAGGTCTTCGAGGGGATCGTCATCGCCAGGAGGGGAAGTGGCTTCAACGAGACCTTCACCGTACGCAAGGTGTCTTACGGGGTCGGGGTCGAGAGGACCTTTCCCATCCACTCGCCCCGCCTCGAAAAGATAGAGCTTCTGGAGTCCGGACGTGGAAACCGTGCGAAATTCTATTATATACGCGGGCTCAAGGCGAAAACCGTCCGGCACAAGACCCGGGCGCGTACTTTGTGA
- the trmD gene encoding tRNA (guanosine(37)-N1)-methyltransferase TrmD, translating to MLFDIVTIFPDFFRSPLEEGVLHRAISQGIVRVRTTNLRDFATDRHRTVDDRPYGGGDGMVMKPEPLHAAIEHLKSDGEAGPVILLSPRGELLDQAKVRELACFPRIILVCGRYEGVDERFRECCADLELSIGDYILTGGEIAALVVIDSVSRHVPGVLGCETSAEEESFTDGLLEYPQYTRPPVFHGMAVPEVLVSGDHARIARWRRNEALRITLERRPELLRTARLTQEDREELRRLGWPS from the coding sequence ATGCTCTTTGACATTGTTACTATTTTCCCGGATTTTTTTCGGTCCCCCCTGGAGGAAGGGGTCCTTCACCGGGCTATCTCTCAGGGGATCGTTCGTGTGAGGACCACGAATCTGCGCGACTTTGCAACCGATCGGCATCGGACCGTGGACGACCGCCCGTATGGCGGGGGGGATGGCATGGTCATGAAGCCCGAACCCCTTCATGCCGCCATCGAGCACCTGAAATCGGACGGTGAGGCAGGGCCGGTCATCCTTTTGAGTCCGAGAGGGGAGCTCCTGGATCAGGCTAAGGTCCGGGAGCTGGCCTGCTTCCCCCGGATCATCCTCGTCTGCGGGCGTTATGAGGGCGTTGACGAACGTTTTCGGGAATGTTGCGCAGACCTTGAACTGTCTATCGGCGACTACATACTCACTGGGGGGGAGATCGCCGCCCTCGTAGTGATCGACTCGGTGAGCAGGCATGTCCCGGGTGTGCTGGGCTGTGAGACGTCCGCCGAGGAAGAGTCGTTCACTGACGGTCTCCTCGAGTATCCCCAATATACCCGTCCACCTGTCTTCCACGGGATGGCCGTTCCCGAGGTCCTTGTGTCCGGGGATCATGCCCGCATTGCCCGCTGGCGGAGGAACGAGGCGCTTCGAATCACGTTGGAGAGAAGGCCTGAACTCCTCCGCACCGCCCGTCTCACCCAAGAGGACCGGGAAGAGCTTCGGCGCCTCGGGTGGCCGTCGTGA
- the rimM gene encoding ribosome maturation factor RimM (Essential for efficient processing of 16S rRNA) has protein sequence MGQEKPCVAIGRIFKAHGLNGDVILASYSEAEDVFPYDRVCFKDARGRMLSKGVLRVRPVKQGHFRIRFEGVRDRTAAEGLVGQEVFIFEEQLPAVSPGEYYWKDLMGIQVRTLAGERIGAVRSIFRTAAHDVYVVGSGEQEVLVPAVDAFIREVDLERRVMTVDLPAGLADGDAL, from the coding sequence ATGGGCCAGGAAAAGCCCTGTGTCGCCATCGGACGGATCTTCAAGGCCCATGGCCTGAATGGTGACGTCATCCTTGCATCCTACTCAGAGGCCGAGGATGTCTTTCCCTATGACAGGGTCTGCTTCAAGGATGCACGCGGCAGGATGTTATCGAAGGGTGTCCTCCGTGTGCGGCCCGTCAAGCAGGGTCATTTTCGCATCCGCTTCGAGGGCGTCCGGGATCGAACGGCTGCGGAAGGCCTCGTCGGCCAAGAGGTCTTCATCTTTGAAGAGCAGCTTCCTGCCGTTTCTCCCGGGGAATATTACTGGAAGGATCTCATGGGGATCCAGGTCCGGACCCTTGCGGGTGAACGTATCGGGGCCGTCAGGTCCATATTTCGCACGGCCGCTCACGATGTCTATGTCGTCGGAAGCGGAGAGCAGGAGGTGCTCGTTCCTGCGGTGGACGCATTCATTCGAGAGGTGGATCTGGAGCGAAGGGTCATGACGGTCGACCTTCCGGCTGGTCTTGCCGACGGCGATGCTCTTTGA
- a CDS encoding KH domain-containing protein: MKELVEYIATALVDDADAVRVQEVEKGGSTVIELVVAKEDVGKVVGKHGRTAKAIRTLLSVSSAKHGKRAGLEIIE; this comes from the coding sequence GTGAAGGAACTCGTCGAATATATTGCCACCGCATTGGTGGATGATGCGGATGCCGTCCGGGTTCAGGAAGTGGAAAAGGGCGGTTCTACGGTCATCGAGCTGGTGGTAGCCAAGGAAGACGTGGGCAAGGTGGTGGGAAAGCATGGACGCACGGCCAAGGCCATTCGGACCCTCCTGTCTGTTTCCTCTGCCAAGCATGGCAAAAGGGCCGGTCTCGAGATCATAGAATAG
- a CDS encoding RNA methyltransferase — MTVSIALLHYPVLNRFGDTIASAVTNLDIHDLARLARTYGISRFFVVTPIAEQQDLVRELVGHWTGSGAVANPDRKSAMELVSIATDLHEVREMIQKKADYTEPMRIYATSARWETCPKTVPWHVVREEMTMKRRHGLILFGTASGLSEEVMGEVDGILPPIRGVGEYNHLSVRAAAAITLDRLFGENRRWGYAK; from the coding sequence GTGACGGTCTCCATCGCCCTTCTCCATTATCCTGTACTGAACAGATTCGGGGATACCATAGCATCCGCAGTGACCAATCTGGATATCCACGACCTCGCCAGGCTCGCACGCACCTATGGGATAAGCCGTTTTTTTGTAGTCACGCCCATTGCCGAGCAACAGGATCTCGTGCGTGAACTCGTAGGGCATTGGACGGGAAGTGGCGCTGTCGCCAACCCGGACCGGAAATCCGCCATGGAACTCGTCTCCATTGCCACCGATCTCCATGAGGTTCGGGAAATGATACAGAAGAAGGCGGATTATACCGAACCAATGAGGATATATGCCACATCAGCCAGGTGGGAGACATGCCCCAAAACGGTTCCCTGGCATGTCGTTCGGGAGGAAATGACCATGAAACGCCGTCATGGCCTCATACTTTTTGGCACTGCATCCGGGCTTTCTGAAGAGGTCATGGGTGAGGTGGATGGGATCCTCCCGCCCATCCGGGGTGTGGGGGAATACAATCATCTTTCCGTCCGGGCTGCGGCAGCCATAACCTTGGACAGACTTTTCGGTGAAAACAGACGATGGGGGTATGCAAAATAG